A part of Bacillus thuringiensis genomic DNA contains:
- a CDS encoding amidase family protein, translated as MKRWVKITLSIAGGIVLLACAGGYYMYKNYFPKEPERIVYDKDRVLKPIHNQLKGINIENIKIKEKEVVNATVDELQKMIDDGKLSYEELTSIYLFRIQEHDQNGISLNAVTEINPNAMEEARKLDKERSLKKKTNLYGIPVMVKDNVQTEKVMPTSAGTYVLKDWIADEDATIVKKLKEEGAFVLGKANMSEWANYLSFTMPSGYSGKKGQNLNPYGPITFDTSGSSSGSATVVAADFAPLAIGTETTGSIVAPATQQSVVGLRPSLGLVSRSGIIPLAETLDTAGPMARTVKDAATLFNIMVGFDEKDAMTEKMKDKERIDYTKDLSIDGLKGKKVGVLFSINRQDENRKEVAEKIRKDLQDAGAILTDNIQLNAEGVDNLQTLEYEFKHNVNDYLSQQKNVPVKSLEEIIAFNKNDNTRRIKYGQTLIEGSEKSSITKDEFEKIVQTSQENAKKELDRYLVEKGLDALVMINNEEVLLSAVAGYPELAVPAGYDNNGEPVGVVFVGKQFGEKELLNIGYGYEQQSKNRKSPKL; from the coding sequence ATGAAAAGGTGGGTAAAGATAACGTTGTCGATCGCTGGAGGTATTGTCCTGCTGGCATGTGCCGGAGGGTATTACATGTATAAAAATTATTTTCCAAAGGAACCGGAGCGTATCGTATATGATAAAGATAGAGTGTTAAAACCGATACATAATCAATTGAAAGGCATTAACATAGAAAATATAAAGATAAAAGAAAAAGAAGTCGTAAATGCGACTGTAGATGAGCTTCAAAAAATGATTGATGATGGGAAATTATCATATGAAGAATTAACGAGTATTTACCTTTTTAGAATACAAGAACATGACCAAAATGGAATATCATTAAATGCTGTTACAGAGATTAATCCAAATGCAATGGAAGAAGCGCGAAAGTTAGATAAAGAAAGGTCTTTAAAGAAGAAGACGAATTTATACGGTATCCCAGTTATGGTAAAAGATAATGTACAAACGGAAAAGGTGATGCCGACAAGTGCAGGAACTTATGTGCTAAAAGATTGGATTGCAGATGAAGATGCGACGATTGTGAAGAAGTTGAAAGAAGAAGGTGCTTTTGTTTTAGGGAAAGCGAATATGTCTGAGTGGGCAAATTATTTATCCTTTACAATGCCTAGCGGATATAGCGGGAAAAAAGGACAAAATTTGAATCCATATGGTCCGATTACGTTTGATACATCAGGGTCAAGCTCTGGATCTGCTACAGTAGTTGCAGCAGATTTTGCCCCACTTGCAATTGGAACGGAAACGACTGGGTCAATTGTAGCACCAGCGACGCAGCAATCAGTAGTTGGATTACGTCCGTCACTAGGTTTGGTGAGTAGATCAGGCATTATTCCGTTAGCTGAAACACTTGATACAGCAGGACCGATGGCAAGAACGGTAAAGGATGCCGCAACGTTATTTAACATAATGGTAGGTTTTGATGAAAAAGATGCTATGACAGAAAAAATGAAAGATAAAGAAAGAATTGATTATACGAAGGACTTATCAATAGACGGATTGAAAGGGAAAAAAGTAGGAGTTCTTTTTTCAATAAATCGACAAGATGAAAATAGAAAAGAAGTAGCAGAAAAGATTAGGAAAGACCTTCAAGATGCAGGTGCGATCTTGACTGATAATATTCAGTTAAATGCAGAGGGGGTAGATAATCTGCAAACATTAGAATATGAGTTCAAACATAATGTTAACGATTATCTTTCACAGCAAAAAAATGTACCGGTAAAATCGTTAGAAGAAATTATAGCGTTTAATAAAAATGATAATACTAGACGAATAAAGTATGGACAAACATTAATTGAGGGATCTGAAAAATCTTCTATAACGAAAGATGAGTTTGAAAAAATAGTGCAAACGAGTCAAGAAAATGCAAAAAAAGAGCTAGATAGATATTTAGTAGAAAAAGGTTTGGATGCTTTAGTTATGATTAATAACGAAGAAGTTCTTCTATCAGCTGTAGCTGGTTATCCAGAATTAGCGGTGCCAGCAGGATATGATAACAATGGAGAGCCAGTAGGTGTAGTGTTTGTCGGGAAACAATTTGGTGAAAAGGAACTGCTCAATATTGGATATGGGTATGAGCAACAGTCTAAAAATAGAAAATCACCAAAACTGTAA
- a CDS encoding AI-2E family transporter, translated as MNEVKNFFRSRGFQRFLVLIIVALVLYGLKSMINLILITFILTFLMDRFQRFISNKLKVNRKIVIACLYIILVTFIGTTLYKYLPVLTIQISQLIYQFRLFFQNPPDNEIIKYALSTINGMEVSKYIEQGVDVIYQSIANIGKVSLQILLSLILSLFFLLEKERIISFTSKFKDSSLKVFYEEIAYFGERFARSFGKVIEAQFLIAVVNCILTVIALVILGFPQLLVLAVMVFLLGLIPVAGVIISLFPLCIIAYNVGGVMYVVYILVFITVIHALESYFLNPKFMSAKTNLPIFYTFMILIFSEHFLGIWGLIIGIPIFIFLLDVLDVNNEESIKK; from the coding sequence ATGAATGAAGTGAAAAATTTCTTTCGAAGTAGAGGGTTCCAACGGTTTCTCGTTTTAATAATAGTAGCGCTTGTATTATATGGCTTAAAAAGTATGATCAATTTAATATTAATTACGTTTATACTGACATTTTTAATGGATCGATTTCAACGTTTTATTTCAAATAAATTGAAAGTGAATCGAAAAATTGTTATCGCATGTTTGTATATAATATTAGTTACTTTTATCGGTACAACATTATATAAATATTTACCTGTGCTAACGATACAAATTTCCCAATTGATTTATCAGTTTAGGTTGTTTTTTCAAAATCCACCGGATAATGAGATCATTAAATATGCACTTTCAACAATTAATGGGATGGAAGTATCAAAATATATAGAACAAGGTGTAGATGTTATATATCAATCGATTGCAAATATAGGAAAAGTCAGTTTGCAAATACTACTCTCTCTTATTTTAAGTTTATTTTTCTTGTTAGAAAAAGAACGCATAATATCATTTACTTCGAAATTTAAAGATAGTAGTCTAAAGGTTTTTTATGAGGAGATTGCATATTTTGGCGAAAGGTTTGCAAGATCGTTCGGTAAAGTAATTGAAGCACAGTTTTTAATTGCAGTTGTGAATTGTATCCTTACTGTCATTGCGCTTGTGATTTTAGGTTTTCCGCAGCTGCTTGTATTGGCTGTCATGGTCTTTCTACTAGGTTTAATTCCTGTTGCCGGTGTAATTATTTCCTTGTTTCCACTTTGTATTATTGCTTATAACGTAGGCGGAGTAATGTACGTTGTATACATACTTGTGTTCATTACAGTAATCCACGCTCTTGAAAGTTATTTTTTAAACCCGAAATTCATGTCTGCGAAAACAAATTTACCAATCTTTTATACATTTATGATTCTCATCTTTTCAGAACATTTCCTTGGAATATGGGGACTTATTATCGGGATACCAATCTTTATCTTTTTATTAGATGTACTTGATGTAAACAATGAGGAATCGATTAAAAAGTAG
- a CDS encoding L-lactate dehydrogenase: MKKGINRVVLVGTGAVGCSYAYCMINQAVAEEFVLVDVNEAKAEGEAMDLSHAVPFAPAPTRVWKGSYEDCKDADLVVITAGLPQKPGETRLDLVEKNAKIFKQIVRSIMDSGFDGIFLIATNPVDILTYVTWKESGLPKERVIGSGTTLDSARFRYMLGEYFNIGPHNIHAYIIGEHGDTELPVWSHVSIGIQKLQTLLDKDNTYTQEDLDKIFINVRDAAYHIIERKGATYYGIGMSLLRVTKAILNDENSVLTVSAYLEGQYGQKDVYIGVPAVLNRGGVREILEVELSEDEELKFDHSVQVLKETMAPVL; this comes from the coding sequence ATGAAAAAAGGTATTAACCGTGTTGTATTAGTAGGAACAGGGGCAGTTGGATGTAGTTATGCTTACTGTATGATTAACCAAGCTGTGGCTGAAGAATTTGTTTTAGTTGATGTAAACGAGGCAAAAGCTGAGGGAGAAGCAATGGATTTAAGTCATGCTGTTCCATTCGCTCCAGCTCCAACTAGAGTATGGAAAGGCAGCTATGAAGATTGTAAAGATGCTGATCTAGTAGTCATTACAGCTGGATTACCACAAAAACCAGGCGAAACACGTTTAGATTTAGTTGAGAAAAACGCAAAAATCTTTAAACAAATCGTTCGTAGTATTATGGATAGCGGATTTGATGGTATTTTCTTAATCGCAACAAACCCTGTCGATATTTTAACTTACGTAACTTGGAAAGAATCTGGTTTACCAAAAGAACGCGTAATTGGTTCTGGTACAACACTTGATTCTGCTCGTTTCCGCTATATGTTAGGTGAGTACTTCAATATTGGTCCACACAACATTCATGCTTATATTATCGGAGAACATGGTGATACGGAACTTCCTGTTTGGAGTCACGTATCAATTGGTATTCAAAAACTACAAACGCTTCTTGATAAAGACAACACATACACGCAAGAAGATTTAGACAAAATCTTCATAAATGTTCGTGATGCAGCTTACCATATCATTGAGCGAAAAGGTGCAACTTACTATGGTATTGGTATGTCACTTCTACGTGTTACAAAGGCGATTTTAAACGACGAAAATAGTGTATTAACAGTATCAGCTTACTTAGAAGGTCAATACGGTCAAAAGGATGTTTATATCGGCGTACCTGCTGTTTTAAACCGCGGCGGTGTTCGTGAAATTTTAGAAGTAGAATTAAGTGAAGACGAAGAATTAAAATTCGATCACTCTGTCCAAGTATTAAAAGAAACGATGGCTCCAGTTCTTTAA
- a CDS encoding flavin monoamine oxidase family protein → MMQPLTMERMLHIINVGLVKTKNPKQIIIAGAGISGLVAASLLKEAGHNITILEANNRIGGRIYTIREPFSSGLYFNAGPMRIPETHELPLAYIRKFKLPLNLFINKTASDIIYTNHIKTRLSIFEKNPSILGYPIVENEKGKTAEELMLVVLEPILNFIKKDPNKNWIIVEKKYKTYSLGSFLTEYYSDGAIDMIGVLLDMEAYMGMSLIEVLREMIFFTSTTKYYEITGGMDALPNSFLPELKDNIFMSYKVEKIIQEDNKVMMQVIHEKTLQSFIVTGDSAIITIPFSALRFVEVQPYHLFSYFKRRAIRELNYIAATKIAIEFKSRFWEKAGQCGGKSITDLPIRFTYYPSYGIHTPGAAIVLASYTWADEALTWDSLPQRDRVRYALKNLAEIYGDIVYSEFVTGTSFSWSKNPYSCGAFTAFEPGQELELFPYITPPAGKVHFAGEHTTLTHGWMQGAIESGIRVAYEVNEQ, encoded by the coding sequence ATGATGCAGCCATTAACGATGGAAAGAATGCTTCATATTATTAATGTGGGGCTCGTTAAAACGAAGAATCCAAAGCAGATTATTATTGCTGGTGCAGGGATTTCGGGCTTAGTTGCAGCATCGTTATTGAAAGAAGCAGGGCATAACATAACAATTTTAGAAGCGAATAATCGAATAGGTGGAAGAATATATACAATCCGTGAACCATTTAGCTCTGGTTTATATTTTAATGCAGGACCGATGCGAATTCCTGAAACACACGAGTTACCTTTAGCTTATATTCGTAAATTTAAATTACCGTTAAATTTGTTTATAAATAAAACTGCTTCAGATATTATTTATACGAATCATATTAAAACGAGATTGAGCATATTCGAAAAAAATCCAAGTATACTTGGATATCCAATTGTAGAGAACGAAAAAGGAAAAACGGCAGAAGAGTTAATGTTAGTAGTATTAGAGCCAATACTTAATTTTATAAAAAAAGATCCTAATAAAAACTGGATCATCGTTGAAAAAAAGTATAAAACATATTCGCTCGGCTCATTTTTAACTGAATATTATTCAGATGGTGCAATCGATATGATTGGGGTACTTCTTGATATGGAAGCATATATGGGAATGTCTTTAATTGAAGTATTACGTGAAATGATCTTTTTTACCTCAACAACAAAATATTATGAGATAACGGGCGGGATGGACGCATTACCAAATTCATTTTTACCGGAGTTAAAAGATAATATTTTTATGTCGTATAAAGTAGAAAAAATTATACAGGAAGATAATAAAGTAATGATGCAAGTAATACATGAAAAAACATTACAGTCATTTATCGTAACAGGAGACAGTGCTATTATTACAATTCCATTTTCAGCGTTACGGTTTGTAGAAGTTCAGCCATACCATTTATTCTCTTATTTTAAAAGACGAGCAATTCGTGAATTAAATTATATTGCTGCAACTAAAATTGCGATAGAGTTTAAAAGTAGATTCTGGGAGAAAGCGGGACAGTGTGGCGGTAAATCTATTACAGATTTACCTATCCGGTTTACATATTATCCGAGTTATGGTATTCATACACCAGGGGCAGCTATCGTTTTAGCAAGTTATACGTGGGCAGATGAGGCGTTAACGTGGGATAGTCTCCCGCAAAGAGATCGCGTTCGTTACGCATTAAAAAATTTAGCGGAAATATATGGTGACATCGTCTATAGTGAGTTTGTTACCGGAACCTCTTTTAGTTGGAGTAAAAACCCGTATTCTTGCGGCGCATTTACAGCTTTCGAACCGGGCCAAGAGCTTGAGTTATTTCCGTATATTACACCACCAGCTGGAAAAGTACACTTTGCAGGAGAGCATACGACATTAACACATGGGTGGATGCAAGGAGCGATAGAGTCTGGAATTAGAGTTGCTTATGAAGTAAACGAACAGTGA
- a CDS encoding CobW family GTP-binding protein: MNKVEIHILGGFLGSGKSTLLQNLLLAEKKKNRKVAVLMNEIGEYSVDTDIIGKENVLRELLKGCICCTLKEELEIQLHSLYQQERPDVIYIETTGVAHPIEVLDACVSPILAPFLEVKSIVVVLDAVRWLNRSVLSANVQQLLHEQLKFGSHILINKSDLLTDADKNKVIEEVKVINNHARLFETKYCNISLEDIEEAEFTNDGEHETLHVKQHLHIQTMTYQFKKSIDQDKLYEWLSNVPDSIYRVKGFVKFHGDKYPHLFQYSFGVPTLLEQDFGFPTNLVVIGEGLDKKQLAEGLEKVELNSN, from the coding sequence ATGAATAAAGTAGAAATTCATATATTAGGTGGTTTTTTAGGTAGTGGAAAATCAACATTATTACAAAATTTATTGTTAGCAGAGAAAAAGAAGAATAGAAAAGTTGCAGTATTAATGAATGAAATTGGTGAATACTCGGTAGATACAGATATTATTGGAAAAGAGAATGTTTTAAGAGAGCTTCTGAAAGGATGTATTTGTTGTACGTTGAAAGAAGAGCTTGAAATACAATTGCATTCGTTATATCAGCAAGAAAGGCCGGATGTAATATATATAGAAACGACAGGTGTTGCGCATCCAATTGAAGTGTTAGATGCGTGTGTATCACCAATTTTAGCACCTTTCCTAGAAGTGAAATCAATTGTAGTTGTATTAGATGCAGTAAGATGGTTAAATCGAAGTGTATTAAGTGCAAACGTTCAGCAATTATTGCATGAGCAATTGAAGTTTGGTAGCCACATTTTAATTAATAAATCAGATTTACTAACAGATGCGGATAAGAACAAAGTAATTGAAGAAGTGAAAGTAATAAATAATCATGCGAGATTGTTTGAAACAAAATATTGTAATATATCTTTAGAAGATATAGAAGAAGCTGAATTTACGAATGATGGGGAACATGAGACACTACATGTAAAACAGCATTTACATATACAAACGATGACATACCAATTTAAGAAATCGATTGATCAAGATAAATTATACGAATGGCTTTCGAATGTACCAGATAGTATTTATCGTGTGAAAGGTTTTGTGAAATTTCATGGGGACAAATATCCTCACTTATTCCAATACTCGTTCGGGGTACCGACTTTACTGGAACAAGACTTCGGTTTCCCGACAAACTTAGTAGTAATAGGAGAAGGGCTAGATAAGAAACAATTGGCTGAAGGGTTAGAGAAGGTCGAACTTAATTCTAATTAA
- a CDS encoding S-layer homology domain-containing protein translates to MNFKHVLATGLITATLFGATNAHAQTEHFIDVPMNHWSKNPIYYLTEQKVISGYGNGKFGFGDNVTRGQVAAIISRYLKLENTGSTSKHFSDIHGHMFENNIKAVAQKGLMTGDSSTDKFRPDDTLTRYEMAVILQKAFHLSVKTNDLFYDVPNNFWATDSVRSLYSNGITKGIGDYRYGGEMNVTREQFATFMYNAINVNPYFVPDSIPAKDEDKYKEIENILIDSGFLKTDYNYVFTKTGKTYDGIMYFNFSPYDDSAYRMSIHSDDSVLNEPVKKVLNTLLPTKADYLYSLIKNPTASSRTIELDGRKIEFRRDSSTSVSVSLGKRKY, encoded by the coding sequence ATGAATTTTAAACATGTACTTGCAACAGGCTTAATTACTGCCACATTATTCGGCGCAACGAATGCTCATGCACAAACTGAACATTTCATTGATGTACCAATGAATCACTGGTCTAAAAATCCGATTTACTACTTAACTGAACAAAAGGTCATTAGTGGTTATGGCAACGGAAAATTTGGATTTGGTGACAATGTAACTCGTGGACAAGTAGCTGCGATTATTTCAAGATACTTAAAACTAGAAAATACCGGATCTACAAGTAAACATTTCTCTGATATTCATGGGCATATGTTTGAAAACAATATTAAAGCAGTTGCTCAAAAAGGACTTATGACAGGGGACAGTAGCACTGACAAATTTAGACCCGATGATACATTAACTCGATATGAAATGGCTGTTATCTTACAAAAAGCGTTTCATCTATCTGTAAAAACAAACGACCTTTTCTATGATGTTCCAAATAATTTTTGGGCAACAGACTCTGTTCGTTCCTTGTATAGTAATGGCATTACAAAAGGAATTGGCGACTATCGATATGGCGGCGAAATGAATGTAACAAGAGAACAATTTGCAACGTTTATGTATAATGCAATTAATGTAAACCCCTATTTTGTTCCTGATTCTATTCCTGCAAAAGATGAGGACAAGTACAAAGAAATTGAGAATATACTGATTGATTCTGGATTTTTAAAAACTGATTATAACTATGTATTCACTAAAACTGGTAAAACATATGATGGCATTATGTATTTTAATTTTTCTCCCTATGATGACAGCGCATATAGAATGTCTATTCATAGTGATGATTCTGTATTAAACGAGCCGGTAAAAAAAGTATTAAACACCCTACTACCAACTAAAGCAGATTATCTGTACAGTCTAATTAAAAACCCTACTGCAAGCTCTCGAACAATAGAATTAGACGGTCGCAAAATTGAATTTAGAAGAGACTCTAGTACTAGTGTAAGTGTTTCTCTTGGAAAACGAAAATACTAA
- a CDS encoding TetR/AcrR family transcriptional regulator: MSEKIIMDVKNLTTKGLETREKLLCAAEEVFGSKGYYEASIVNITQEAKVAHGTFYNYFPSKKDIFDELIRRLNRELRLIIKEEMKGISSYEEAQRRGFQAFFRWVKDRPNLYNIVQQAVVVDDNLYRWYYAKLANGFLKSLSAGMEAGEFKQLDKETIAYCLMSIGQFLGMRWGYWEEKDVPEDVFAAAMSLIFEGLRKR; encoded by the coding sequence GTGTCAGAAAAAATAATAATGGATGTAAAAAACCTAACAACAAAAGGGTTAGAAACGAGAGAGAAATTATTGTGTGCTGCAGAAGAGGTGTTTGGTAGTAAAGGATATTACGAGGCTTCTATCGTGAATATTACACAAGAAGCAAAGGTAGCGCACGGAACTTTCTATAATTATTTTCCATCTAAAAAAGATATATTTGATGAATTGATTCGCAGATTGAACCGTGAGTTACGCTTAATTATTAAAGAAGAAATGAAGGGAATATCAAGTTATGAAGAGGCACAAAGAAGAGGTTTTCAGGCTTTTTTTCGGTGGGTGAAAGATCGACCTAATCTATATAACATTGTACAACAGGCAGTAGTTGTTGATGATAACTTATATAGATGGTACTATGCAAAGCTCGCAAATGGATTTTTAAAAAGTTTATCGGCTGGTATGGAAGCGGGAGAGTTTAAACAACTTGATAAAGAAACAATTGCGTATTGTCTTATGTCAATTGGGCAATTTCTTGGAATGCGGTGGGGTTATTGGGAAGAGAAAGATGTTCCGGAAGATGTATTTGCAGCAGCGATGTCATTAATATTTGAAGGATTGAGAAAGAGATAA
- a CDS encoding o-succinylbenzoate--CoA ligase, with amino-acid sequence MQGIAYWIEKRAYLHPDRIAIITEEEEMTYKQLHEYVSKVAAYLIYDLHVQKGERIAILSQNSLEYVVLLFAIAKVECIAVPLNIRLTENELIFQLKDSGTTVLFVEETFQNMALLMHKVSYVQRVISIKSLKEIEDRKNDNFEEINESAPFIICYTSGTTGKPKGAVLTQENMFWNALNNTFAIDLTMHDRSIVLLPLFHIGGIGLFAFPTLFAGGVIIIPSKFEPTTALSMIEKHKVTVVMGVPTIHQALMNCPKFETTNLQSVRWFYNGGAPCPEELMREFIDRGFLFGQGFGMTETSPTVFMLSEEDARRKVGSIGKPVLFCDYVLIDENKNKVEIGEVGELLIRGPNVMKEYWNRPDATKETIQDGWLYTGDLAKVDEDGFVYIVGRKKEMIISGGENIYPLEVEQVINKLSEVYEVAVVGSQHVKWGEIPIAFIVKKSSSELTEKEVIEHCRLFLAKYKIPKEIVFLEKLPKNATGKIQKAQLANQLKSR; translated from the coding sequence ATGCAAGGCATTGCTTATTGGATTGAAAAACGGGCCTATTTACATCCAGATCGCATTGCCATTATTACAGAAGAGGAGGAAATGACATATAAACAGTTACATGAATATGTAAGTAAAGTAGCCGCATATTTAATTTACGACTTACATGTGCAAAAAGGAGAAAGGATAGCTATTTTATCACAAAATAGCTTGGAATATGTTGTACTTTTGTTTGCTATAGCCAAGGTAGAATGTATTGCTGTTCCACTTAATATACGGTTAACAGAAAATGAACTTATATTTCAGTTAAAAGATAGTGGAACTACAGTTTTATTTGTAGAGGAAACATTTCAAAATATGGCACTGTTAATGCATAAGGTATCGTACGTACAAAGAGTTATTTCGATTAAAAGTTTAAAAGAAATAGAAGATAGAAAAAATGACAACTTTGAAGAGATAAATGAAAGCGCACCCTTTATTATATGTTATACATCAGGTACAACAGGAAAACCGAAAGGAGCTGTACTTACACAAGAAAATATGTTTTGGAATGCGCTTAACAATACATTTGCGATTGACTTAACTATGCACGATCGCTCTATTGTATTATTACCTTTATTTCATATTGGTGGAATTGGTTTATTCGCATTTCCAACTTTATTTGCAGGTGGCGTAATCATTATTCCAAGCAAATTCGAACCAACCACAGCTCTTTCGATGATAGAAAAACATAAAGTGACTGTAGTGATGGGAGTACCTACAATTCATCAAGCATTAATGAATTGTCCAAAGTTTGAAACTACAAATTTACAATCAGTTCGCTGGTTTTATAACGGTGGTGCTCCATGTCCAGAAGAGTTGATGAGAGAATTTATTGATAGAGGATTTTTATTTGGTCAAGGCTTTGGCATGACTGAAACATCACCAACCGTATTTATGCTTTCAGAAGAAGATGCAAGACGTAAAGTAGGTTCAATTGGAAAACCTGTTCTGTTTTGTGATTATGTACTTATTGATGAAAATAAAAATAAGGTTGAAATCGGTGAAGTTGGAGAGTTACTTATAAGAGGGCCAAATGTAATGAAAGAGTATTGGAATCGACCAGATGCAACAAAAGAAACGATTCAAGATGGTTGGTTATATACGGGAGATTTAGCTAAAGTTGATGAAGATGGTTTTGTATACATTGTCGGTAGAAAAAAAGAAATGATAATTTCCGGTGGTGAAAATATTTATCCACTTGAAGTAGAGCAAGTCATTAATAAGCTTTCGGAAGTATATGAGGTAGCGGTCGTTGGTAGCCAACATGTAAAGTGGGGAGAGATTCCGATCGCCTTTATTGTGAAAAAGAGTAGCAGTGAATTAACTGAAAAGGAAGTCATTGAACATTGTCGTTTATTTCTAGCAAAATATAAAATTCCAAAAGAAATTGTATTTCTAGAGAAATTGCCCAAAAATGCAACTGGTAAAATTCAAAAAGCACAGTTAGCAAATCAATTGAAAAGTAGGTGA
- a CDS encoding MaoC family dehydratase, which produces MTMYSAGQQAACSKTITETDFVLFAGLSGDFNPIHIDHEYAKQTRFNQRIAHGLLTASLLSQLLGIHLPGKGSVYMEQTIKFTAPVFIGDTITATATVQEFMIEKRVLKLLTECHNQNGDLVLTGVATMMVPKEGGVV; this is translated from the coding sequence ATGACGATGTATAGCGCTGGCCAACAGGCGGCATGTAGTAAAACAATAACAGAAACGGATTTTGTATTATTTGCAGGTTTGAGCGGGGATTTCAATCCAATTCATATTGATCATGAGTATGCAAAACAAACTAGATTTAATCAAAGAATAGCACATGGTTTACTAACTGCTAGTCTATTATCGCAATTGCTTGGTATTCATTTACCTGGAAAAGGGTCTGTTTATATGGAGCAAACTATTAAATTTACAGCACCAGTTTTTATAGGAGATACAATTACAGCAACGGCTACAGTACAAGAATTTATGATAGAAAAGAGAGTTTTGAAATTGTTAACGGAGTGTCATAACCAAAATGGAGATTTAGTATTAACAGGTGTAGCTACTATGATGGTGCCAAAAGAAGGAGGAGTAGTATAA
- a CDS encoding 3-oxoacyl-ACP synthase, producing the protein MNIGIEATGVFFPKDVETAADLSKKTGIPEKIIIEKFGLYEKHVADETMHASDLAIAAAKPILLQVDPQSIDVVIYFGSPHKDYHVWSSAPKIQHELGLKNAYAFEIMNVSSCFPIALKVAKDMLYSDNSIENILLVGGCKESQIVDYDNPRSRFMFNFADGGSAALVKKDASNGKILGSAIITDGSFHEDVRIPAGGSKQVASYDTVENRQHYIDVIDPNSMKERLDRVSIPNFDKVIREALRKSGCTPKDIKVLLPLHTKRSMLIELIQGLGLEEEQVVYLDHYGHMSALDPCIGLHFANEQGKLQPGDIAVVVSAGTGYTWAATVIRW; encoded by the coding sequence ATGAATATTGGGATTGAAGCGACTGGTGTTTTCTTCCCAAAAGACGTAGAGACGGCTGCAGACCTATCTAAAAAAACAGGTATCCCTGAGAAAATTATTATAGAAAAGTTTGGTTTATATGAAAAACATGTCGCAGACGAAACGATGCATGCATCAGATTTAGCTATTGCTGCTGCAAAGCCAATATTATTACAAGTAGATCCTCAATCTATTGATGTAGTCATTTATTTTGGCAGCCCACATAAAGATTACCACGTATGGTCAAGTGCCCCCAAAATTCAGCATGAACTTGGATTGAAAAATGCTTATGCTTTTGAAATTATGAATGTTAGTTCTTGTTTTCCTATTGCTCTCAAAGTCGCAAAAGATATGCTCTACTCGGATAACTCAATTGAAAATATATTATTAGTAGGTGGATGTAAAGAATCTCAAATTGTTGATTATGATAATCCACGCTCACGTTTTATGTTTAATTTCGCTGATGGCGGAAGCGCAGCTTTAGTGAAAAAAGATGCTAGCAACGGTAAAATATTAGGAAGTGCGATTATAACAGATGGTTCATTTCATGAAGATGTACGTATTCCAGCAGGTGGATCAAAGCAGGTTGCGAGCTATGATACAGTTGAGAATCGACAACATTATATTGATGTAATAGATCCTAATAGTATGAAAGAACGTCTAGACCGGGTTTCAATCCCTAATTTTGACAAGGTTATTCGGGAGGCGTTAAGAAAAAGTGGATGTACTCCTAAAGATATTAAAGTATTGTTACCACTGCATACAAAACGTTCTATGTTAATAGAATTGATACAAGGGCTAGGGCTAGAAGAAGAACAAGTTGTATATTTAGATCATTATGGACATATGTCAGCGCTTGATCCTTGCATTGGTCTTCACTTTGCAAATGAACAAGGAAAATTACAGCCTGGAGATATTGCAGTAGTAGTTAGTGCAGGGACTGGGTATACGTGGGCAGCGACTGTGATTAGGTGGTGA